The nucleotide sequence GATTTAACTCATGACAGTTGTTTTTCACGGGATCCTAGGGCCGATGGGACATggaaagggagggagggaagaaggaaggagagggacagaaaaaagaaaggggaaggggagggacaAGGGCAGAGGTAGGGGTAGGGAGATGGGGAACTGGGGAGGGAAAGGTCATGGGaagagaggagggagggaggaagacAGGAAGGTAGGAGAGGGATTGAATAAGGGCCTATTCCTTTGATAAAACACCTAAAACAACTAAAACAACTACACCCATTATCGTGGCGACGATACACATTATCGAGCCGATGGCGATCGCTTGGTTAGCTAATCTACGGGCTTCTTCCGCAGCATGTCTTGCCGCGACCATATCACCGTAAGAGGCTCGAATGCGTGCCTGTTGAAGAAcataaaaatgacaattttaagcCTGTTCTAGCTTGCTGGATTAAGACTCACTTCGGTCATCGTTACGTGGGAAACCGTTGATAGTTCATTGGCAGTGTGTACGTGTGCTTCAGACTAGGCCTGATCAAGACTATTATCCCTATACAAATCCCTATAGTCTCGACATGTAATGTAAAGGGAGATGAAATACTGTACTTCAACCTACATCAGATATGTGAGGATGGGTGTGTCATTTCGCTGGTTGGCGAGGGGAAagtcatgaataattcattatcTTTACAGAAATATCAAGTATGTACGCTTTTTACCGCTAGTGACCACAAAATAATGTTCGGTGCAAATAGGCATAAAGCTATGGACATATACATATGTTTCGTCATTCCACAAAGATAATACATGGGAGCGTTGAATTCCTTGCGCCGCTAGATCTGGGTCGTTTGTGACAGGGAAGAACTTATACGCAATGCACAGGCCCATTTATCATCATCTGAATTTGGTTAATATTTAGGACAAATAGTCGTAAATCAGCGGAGATCACCCGTAGAAGTGATAGAAGTGACCAAGTTATGATGTGGGAGAGCAGTTTGGTATCATTTTATGTACAAACTGTTAACTTGTGTGTCTTTATGTTTCCCAAGTTATTATTACCCTATCCTGGTTGCCCCACTTGGTCGGTTCATTTCATTTGATGTGATTCCTGAAAGCAAAAGTGAGTTGTGCCTTTTAATTGTCAGTCAGCAGTCAGTGCTCAATACATTAtctaatgaatgaatgagtggatgaatggatgaataaatgaatactTGAATGGAATGAAAGagtgaatggatgaatgaatgaaggattgaatggatgaatgattgaatgaatgaatgaatgaattgatgaattaatgaatgattgattgaatggATGGTTGatggaatgaatgaataaatgaatgacgaatgaatgggtggatggatgaatgaatgattgaatggatgaatcaatgaatgaatcaatgaatgataaatgaatgcatgaacgaatgaatggatgaatgaatgaatgaattgatgaatgaatgaatgaaggaatTGATAAATTAATTCAGAAATTCAGGAATTCATGTTATTTGATACCTCATCGGACTTCCGAATTGCCAAACTTCCAAGTGGCCGGCAGCACCATCGGCTACACATTGCTAACTCATGGTAGTCATTGAATTGCTCTGTGGACACTCTGGTCACCGTCTGGGA is from Apostichopus japonicus isolate 1M-3 chromosome 16, ASM3797524v1, whole genome shotgun sequence and encodes:
- the LOC139983545 gene encoding uncharacterized protein, encoding MSAKPLYIPMDEGPSQGNSKGHLQTNEMTPNGRPTRPPHSQTVTRVSTEQFNDYHELAMCSRWCCRPLGSLAIRKSDEARIRASYGDMVAARHAAEEARRLANQAIAIGSIMCIVATIMGVVVLVVLGVLSKE